The following coding sequences lie in one Amycolatopsis cihanbeyliensis genomic window:
- a CDS encoding Fur family transcriptional regulator gives MPTTSDLERMLRGVALRVTRPRVAVLSAVHDHPHADTDSIIGIVRGSLGGVSHQAVYDVLRALTAAGLVRRIQPPGSVARYESRVGDNHHHVVCRSCGAIADVDCAVGTAPCLAASDDHGFVIDEAEVIYWGLCPTCFTATRS, from the coding sequence GTGCCAACGACCTCGGACCTCGAGCGCATGCTGCGCGGGGTCGCCCTGCGGGTGACGCGTCCCCGGGTGGCGGTGCTGTCCGCGGTCCACGACCATCCGCACGCCGACACGGACTCGATCATCGGTATCGTGCGGGGGAGCCTCGGCGGGGTGTCCCATCAGGCCGTCTACGACGTACTGCGCGCGCTGACCGCCGCGGGGCTGGTGCGACGTATCCAGCCGCCGGGCTCCGTGGCGCGTTACGAGTCGCGGGTGGGGGACAACCACCACCACGTGGTGTGCCGGTCGTGCGGGGCCATCGCCGATGTCGACTGCGCCGTTGGCACGGCGCCTTGCCTGGCGGCGTCCGACGACCACGGCTTCGTGATCGACGAGGCCGAGGTCATCTACTGGGGCCTGTGTCCCACCTGCTTCACCGCAACCCGTTCCTGA
- a CDS encoding S9 family peptidase, translated as MTGLTAELVVDGRAPRTPALAPNGQLLCYILAPLSRTGDHLDTELRLVDTDGATASRRATADTSTESRPRWSADSGTLFFLSDRADRGTSQVHRLTLADGAATAVTHWRAGISDHLPLADPNLVALLAQDEPTERDARRARDRDDAIVVGEREPRDRLRLLDLRTGQVTTPAVFGDRHVVELRQRPDGGPLAVLTQASGDKDYGPRTGQLHLFDPATGATVDLGPVGVDAHSLAWWPGEDGWHLGYLALTPPVLHAGTAVFVLTVHSRVVRNRTADLPMCPTELHQTDTAPLVVFADGLNTTLARLDPTGPTTVSRHPGRLADLTTTPTGEKVAALTGTRYQPPNVHLGPATGPLRKITNTRPELDGVTLGTQRPLAYRAADGLDLDGLLVLPAGQSASDGPFPLVTIAHGGPYDRFADRFQLFWFPSAQWLATAGYAVFLPNPRGGQGHGHQFAASVAGRVGQEEWTDILTGIDLLTAEGVADPDRLGIAGGSHGGFMAAWAVGQTDRFRAALVLAGVIDWGMLAATGEYGQLDAALGGSTGWSGVGPHPHDAVSPISFASRVHTPVLILHGAEDTNVPLGQSVYFHRALRHFGVEHEFVIYPREGHSIRERPHQLDVLRRTRAWFDRWLRP; from the coding sequence ATGACAGGTCTGACCGCCGAACTCGTGGTTGATGGTCGCGCACCGCGGACCCCGGCCCTTGCCCCGAACGGGCAACTGCTGTGCTACATCCTCGCTCCCCTCAGCCGGACCGGTGACCACCTCGACACCGAACTCCGGCTCGTCGACACCGACGGCGCCACCGCGTCGCGCCGGGCGACCGCCGACACGTCGACGGAGTCCCGACCACGCTGGTCCGCGGACTCGGGCACGCTGTTCTTCCTGTCCGACCGAGCTGACCGCGGTACCTCGCAGGTGCACCGGCTCACCCTCGCCGACGGCGCGGCGACCGCGGTGACCCACTGGCGCGCCGGCATCAGCGACCACCTGCCGCTCGCCGACCCCAACCTGGTCGCTCTGCTCGCCCAGGACGAACCCACCGAGCGGGACGCGCGCCGCGCCCGGGACCGCGACGACGCCATAGTCGTCGGCGAACGCGAACCGCGGGACCGGTTGCGCCTGCTCGACCTGCGCACCGGCCAGGTCACCACCCCGGCTGTGTTCGGCGACCGGCACGTGGTGGAACTGCGGCAACGTCCCGACGGTGGCCCGCTCGCCGTGCTCACCCAGGCCAGCGGCGACAAGGACTACGGCCCCCGCACCGGCCAGCTGCACCTGTTCGACCCCGCGACCGGGGCCACGGTGGACCTCGGGCCGGTCGGGGTAGACGCACACTCTCTGGCCTGGTGGCCAGGCGAGGACGGCTGGCACCTCGGGTACCTCGCACTCACCCCACCGGTTCTGCACGCCGGCACCGCCGTGTTCGTTTTGACCGTGCACAGCCGCGTCGTGCGTAACCGCACCGCCGACCTGCCGATGTGCCCCACCGAGCTGCACCAGACCGACACCGCCCCACTGGTGGTGTTCGCCGACGGCCTGAACACGACCCTGGCCCGGCTGGACCCCACCGGTCCCACCACCGTGTCGCGGCACCCCGGACGCCTCGCCGACCTCACCACCACACCCACCGGCGAGAAAGTCGCGGCACTGACCGGCACCCGCTACCAGCCCCCGAACGTCCACCTCGGGCCGGCGACCGGGCCGCTGCGCAAGATCACCAACACCCGCCCGGAACTGGACGGCGTCACGCTCGGCACCCAGCGACCGCTGGCTTACCGTGCCGCCGACGGCCTCGACCTGGACGGCTTGCTCGTACTGCCGGCAGGACAATCCGCGTCGGACGGCCCGTTTCCGCTGGTCACCATCGCCCACGGCGGCCCCTACGACCGCTTCGCCGATCGTTTCCAGCTGTTCTGGTTCCCCAGCGCGCAGTGGCTGGCCACCGCCGGCTACGCGGTGTTCCTGCCCAACCCGCGCGGGGGCCAGGGCCACGGCCACCAGTTCGCCGCCAGTGTCGCCGGCCGGGTCGGACAGGAGGAGTGGACCGACATCCTGACCGGCATCGACCTGCTCACCGCCGAGGGCGTCGCCGATCCGGATCGGTTGGGCATCGCCGGCGGGAGCCACGGCGGGTTCATGGCCGCCTGGGCCGTCGGCCAGACCGACCGGTTCCGCGCCGCGCTGGTCCTCGCCGGCGTCATCGACTGGGGCATGCTCGCCGCGACCGGAGAGTACGGCCAGCTCGATGCCGCGCTCGGCGGCAGCACCGGGTGGTCCGGCGTCGGCCCGCATCCGCACGACGCGGTCAGCCCGATCTCCTTCGCCAGCCGCGTTCACACCCCGGTGCTCATCCTGCACGGCGCCGAGGACACCAACGTTCCCCTCGGCCAGTCCGTGTACTTCCACCGGGCGCTGCGCCACTTCGGCGTCGAGCACGAGTTCGTGATCTACCCGAGAGAGGGCCACTCGATCCGCGAACGCCCTCACCAACTCGACGTCCTGCGCCGGACCCGTGCCTGGTTCGACCGCTGGCTCCGGCCCTGA
- a CDS encoding DJ-1/PfpI family protein: MAEKTIAFVTYPELTLLDLAGPLQVIGTLAALNAGYHVVTVGQTTETHETDTPLAIAPNRTFAQVPKPDIVVVPGGMAGTLRAMTDDTMLNYLRTAATGAELMTSVCTGSLILGAAGLLHGREATTHWSMLGKLAVFGATPVSRRWVEDGPVLTAAGVAAGVDMALYLVARLAGEEAAWQAQFAIEYDPDPPFGTLDWDRAPRARWAPAVDAALREGLADHPELRGRLTSTEA; this comes from the coding sequence ATGGCTGAGAAGACGATCGCGTTCGTGACCTATCCCGAGCTGACGCTGCTGGACCTGGCCGGACCGCTGCAGGTGATAGGCACCCTGGCCGCGCTGAACGCCGGCTACCACGTGGTCACCGTCGGTCAGACCACGGAAACGCACGAGACCGACACCCCACTGGCCATCGCCCCGAACAGGACCTTCGCTCAGGTCCCCAAGCCGGACATCGTCGTCGTGCCCGGCGGTATGGCGGGCACTCTCCGGGCGATGACCGACGACACGATGCTGAACTACCTGCGTACTGCGGCCACCGGCGCGGAGTTGATGACCTCGGTGTGCACGGGCTCCCTGATCCTCGGCGCGGCCGGGCTGCTGCACGGAAGGGAGGCGACGACACACTGGTCGATGCTGGGGAAGCTGGCGGTCTTCGGCGCCACACCGGTTTCCCGGCGCTGGGTCGAGGACGGCCCGGTGCTGACCGCGGCCGGTGTGGCCGCCGGCGTCGACATGGCGCTGTACCTGGTCGCGCGGCTGGCGGGCGAGGAGGCGGCCTGGCAGGCGCAGTTCGCCATCGAGTACGACCCGGACCCACCCTTCGGCACCCTGGACTGGGACCGGGCCCCGCGCGCCCGGTGGGCCCCCGCCGTCGACGCGGCACTCCGCGAAGGCCTTGCCGACCACCCGGAGCTGCGCGGCCGCCTGACCAGCACCGAAGCCTGA
- a CDS encoding aconitate hydratase produces the protein MANTIAERLIADHLVSGEMTPGSEIALRIDQTLTQDATGTLVMQELEALGLDRARTEVSVQYIDHNLLQTDEKNAEDHTFLRSACRRYGLWYSKPGNGVSHPTHMQRFGVPGKTMVGSDSHTCAAGSLGMLAIGVGGLEVAMAISGGPLYLRMPEIWGVRLTGELPPWVSAKDVVLEMLRRHGVNGGLNRIIEYHGPGLAGLSAMDRHVIANMGAELGATTTVFPADEAVREFLRVEDREQDFVEIPAAADARYDVTDEIDLSGLEPLIAKPSSPGNVVPVREVAGTEVSQVVIGSSANPGLRDYAVATELVRGRQTDDAVSFDVNPSSREIFADLTKMGDTFALISAGARIHQAGCMGCIGMGQAPAVGHNSLRTFPRNFPGRSGTKEDSVWLCSPETAAAAALTGEITDPRELAERLGVGTPTFELPERASVNTDMLEPPLEPEPAAREELVKGPNISSLPDFPPLPERIEAPVLLKLGDNVSTDEISPAGARALPFRSNIPRLAEFTFTQVDETYPRRARELSDGSGHVVVGGDNYGQGSSREHAAIAPRHLGLRVVIAKSFARIHWQNLANFGILALEFADPADHDRVEAGDTLVLDDVREQVKGSELTIRNVTRDEEYRLRHRLSERQVEQVLAGGRIPLLAES, from the coding sequence ATGGCAAACACCATCGCGGAACGACTCATCGCCGATCACCTGGTGAGCGGGGAGATGACGCCAGGAAGCGAGATCGCGCTGCGGATCGACCAGACGCTGACCCAGGACGCCACCGGGACCCTGGTGATGCAGGAGCTGGAGGCACTGGGCCTCGACCGGGCGCGGACCGAGGTCAGCGTGCAGTACATCGACCACAACCTGCTGCAGACCGACGAGAAGAACGCCGAGGACCACACGTTCCTGCGCTCGGCCTGCCGGCGGTACGGGCTCTGGTACTCCAAACCGGGCAACGGGGTGTCGCATCCGACGCATATGCAACGGTTCGGGGTGCCCGGCAAGACGATGGTGGGTTCGGACTCGCACACGTGCGCGGCCGGGTCGCTGGGCATGCTCGCCATCGGCGTCGGCGGGCTCGAGGTGGCGATGGCCATCTCCGGCGGGCCGCTGTACCTGCGGATGCCGGAGATCTGGGGAGTTCGGCTCACCGGCGAGCTGCCGCCGTGGGTGTCGGCCAAGGACGTGGTGCTGGAGATGCTGCGCAGGCACGGGGTGAACGGGGGGCTGAACCGGATCATCGAGTACCACGGGCCGGGGCTGGCCGGGCTGTCGGCGATGGACCGGCACGTCATCGCGAACATGGGGGCCGAGCTCGGCGCGACCACCACGGTGTTCCCCGCAGACGAGGCGGTACGGGAGTTCCTGCGCGTCGAGGACAGGGAGCAGGACTTCGTGGAGATCCCCGCCGCGGCGGACGCACGCTACGACGTGACCGACGAGATCGACCTGTCCGGCCTGGAGCCGCTGATCGCCAAGCCGTCCTCGCCGGGCAACGTGGTGCCGGTGCGCGAGGTGGCCGGAACCGAGGTGAGCCAGGTGGTGATCGGCTCCTCGGCCAACCCGGGGCTGCGGGACTATGCCGTCGCGACGGAGTTGGTGCGGGGCAGGCAGACCGACGACGCGGTGAGCTTCGACGTGAACCCGTCCTCGCGGGAGATCTTCGCCGACCTCACCAAGATGGGGGACACGTTCGCGTTGATCTCCGCGGGTGCGCGGATCCACCAGGCGGGCTGCATGGGATGTATCGGCATGGGGCAGGCGCCCGCGGTGGGGCACAACTCGCTGCGCACCTTCCCCAGGAACTTCCCCGGCCGCTCCGGAACCAAGGAGGACTCGGTGTGGCTGTGCTCCCCGGAGACCGCGGCCGCGGCGGCGTTGACCGGGGAGATCACCGACCCGCGGGAGCTGGCCGAGCGGCTCGGCGTGGGCACGCCCACCTTCGAGCTGCCGGAGCGGGCATCGGTGAACACGGACATGCTGGAGCCGCCCCTGGAGCCGGAGCCGGCCGCGCGGGAGGAGCTGGTCAAGGGACCGAACATCTCGTCGTTGCCGGACTTCCCGCCGCTGCCGGAGCGGATCGAGGCCCCGGTGTTGCTGAAGCTGGGCGACAACGTGTCCACCGACGAGATCTCGCCCGCCGGGGCCAGGGCACTGCCGTTCCGATCGAACATCCCCCGGCTCGCCGAGTTCACCTTCACCCAGGTCGACGAGACGTACCCGCGCCGGGCCCGCGAGCTGTCCGACGGGAGCGGGCACGTCGTGGTCGGCGGGGACAACTACGGGCAGGGTTCGTCCCGCGAGCATGCCGCGATCGCCCCGCGCCACCTGGGCCTGCGAGTGGTGATCGCCAAGTCGTTCGCCCGGATCCACTGGCAGAACCTGGCCAACTTCGGCATCCTCGCGCTGGAGTTCGCCGACCCCGCGGATCACGACCGGGTCGAGGCCGGGGACACCCTGGTGCTGGACGACGTGCGGGAGCAGGTGAAGGGCTCGGAGCTGACCATCCGGAACGTGACCAGGGATGAGGAGTACCGGCTGCGGCACCGGTTGTCCGAGCGGCAGGTGGAGCAGGTGCTGGCCGGTGGCCGCATTCCGTTGCTGGCAGAGTCATGA
- a CDS encoding fluoride efflux transporter FluC: MQRRHRPRWDVLLAIAAGGALGSLARYGLTVAFPHPRGGFATSTLLANLIGCLLVGGLMVTVTDLAQPHRLLRPFLGIGLLGGFTTFSTYVLDATDSALTGHPGLALLYAVVSVLGSLALVVTGMSGTRALRKLVTVRPRQSG; the protein is encoded by the coding sequence ATGCAGCGACGACATCGTCCACGCTGGGACGTCCTGCTGGCGATCGCCGCGGGCGGCGCGTTGGGCAGCCTGGCCCGGTACGGGCTCACCGTGGCCTTCCCCCATCCCCGCGGCGGGTTCGCCACCTCCACCCTGCTGGCGAACCTGATCGGCTGCCTGCTGGTCGGGGGGTTGATGGTGACCGTCACGGACCTGGCCCAGCCGCACCGCCTGCTCCGACCGTTTCTCGGCATCGGCCTGCTCGGTGGCTTCACCACCTTCTCGACCTACGTGCTGGACGCCACGGACTCGGCGCTCACCGGGCACCCCGGCCTCGCCCTGCTCTACGCGGTGGTCTCGGTCCTCGGTTCGCTGGCACTGGTGGTCACCGGCATGTCGGGCACCCGCGCGCTGCGCAAGCTGGTCACGGTACGGCCGAGGCAGTCCGGATGA
- the crcB gene encoding fluoride efflux transporter CrcB: protein MTALLVAIGGAGGAVLRHLIDRRVQRSHDSAFPWGTLTVNVVGSALLGLLAGWALTATQPSALHALLGTGVCGALTTFSTFGYETVRLLTDRARLYAVTNVVLTVLAGVGAAATGLLIATVLWH, encoded by the coding sequence ATGACGGCACTGCTGGTCGCGATCGGCGGCGCGGGCGGCGCGGTGCTGCGCCACCTCATCGACCGCAGGGTACAACGTAGCCACGACTCCGCCTTCCCCTGGGGCACACTGACCGTGAACGTGGTCGGGTCGGCGCTACTCGGGCTGCTCGCGGGCTGGGCGCTGACCGCCACCCAGCCGAGCGCGCTGCACGCGCTGCTCGGCACCGGCGTGTGCGGCGCGCTGACCACGTTCTCCACCTTCGGCTACGAGACGGTGCGCCTGCTCACCGACCGGGCCCGGCTGTACGCCGTGACGAACGTCGTGCTCACCGTGCTCGCCGGGGTGGGCGCCGCCGCCACCGGCCTGCTCATCGCTACCGTGCTGTGGCACTAG
- a CDS encoding GDSL-type esterase/lipase family protein produces the protein MSGEHLRITTPITADLLRGALDLEHTAHGVRPHRLPAWARARGADGQLAMAEAEPSGVRLALRTAATAVELETRRTKRVYRGVPPRPDGVYDLLVDGRRTDQACVTGGNTLTIDMTTGHTETQPGPAGTLRFTDLPDGVKHVEIWLPHNELTELLALRANAPVEPAPDRGRAVWLHHGSSISQGSNAASPSTTWPALAASLGGVELTNLGFGGSALLDPFTARILRDTRADLISLKIGINLVNADLMRLRAFTPAVHGFLDTIREGHPGTPLLVVSPLYCPIHEDTPGPGAFDVPALRAGRLRFQATGDPAERASGKLTLGVIREELTRIVRQRVPEDPNLHYLDGRALYGAADFAELPLPDQLHPDAATHRRIGERFAEHAFAGGGPFADPSATAR, from the coding sequence ATGAGCGGCGAGCACCTCCGGATCACCACGCCCATCACCGCGGACCTGCTGCGCGGCGCCCTCGACCTCGAGCACACCGCGCACGGGGTGCGGCCGCATCGGCTGCCCGCCTGGGCCCGCGCCCGGGGCGCCGACGGTCAACTCGCCATGGCCGAGGCCGAGCCTTCCGGCGTACGGCTGGCCCTGCGCACCGCGGCCACCGCTGTCGAACTGGAGACGCGACGCACCAAACGGGTCTATCGCGGCGTCCCTCCTCGCCCGGATGGTGTGTACGACCTGCTCGTCGACGGCCGCCGCACCGACCAGGCCTGCGTGACCGGTGGGAACACCCTGACCATCGACATGACCACCGGGCACACCGAGACCCAGCCCGGACCGGCCGGCACCCTCCGCTTCACCGACCTGCCCGACGGCGTGAAGCACGTCGAGATCTGGCTACCGCACAACGAGCTCACCGAACTCCTCGCGCTGCGCGCCAACGCCCCCGTCGAACCCGCACCGGACCGGGGCCGCGCGGTGTGGCTGCACCACGGCAGTTCCATCAGCCAGGGCTCCAACGCCGCCAGCCCCAGCACCACCTGGCCCGCACTCGCCGCCTCTCTCGGCGGCGTGGAACTGACCAACCTTGGCTTCGGCGGCAGCGCCCTGCTCGATCCGTTCACCGCCCGTATCCTGCGGGACACCCGCGCCGACCTGATCAGCCTCAAGATCGGCATCAACCTGGTGAACGCCGACCTGATGCGCCTGCGTGCCTTCACCCCCGCCGTCCACGGCTTCCTCGACACGATCCGCGAAGGCCACCCCGGCACGCCGCTGCTGGTCGTCTCGCCCCTCTACTGCCCCATCCACGAAGACACGCCCGGCCCTGGCGCGTTCGATGTGCCGGCCCTTCGCGCCGGGCGGCTGCGCTTCCAGGCCACCGGCGACCCGGCGGAGCGGGCGAGTGGGAAGCTCACCCTGGGCGTCATCCGCGAGGAGCTGACCCGGATCGTGCGGCAGCGGGTGCCCGAGGACCCGAACCTGCACTACCTGGATGGCCGCGCGCTCTACGGTGCCGCCGACTTCGCCGAACTGCCGCTGCCCGACCAGCTGCACCCGGACGCCGCCACCCACCGGCGGATCGGTGAACGCTTCGCCGAGCACGCCTTCGCCGGCGGCGGCCCCTTCGCCGACCCTAGTGCCACAGCACGGTAG
- a CDS encoding TetR/AcrR family transcriptional regulator, with product MARVGLTADRLTRAGAELADEVGLEQVTVSALARRFEVKVASLYSHLKNSQDLRTRIALLALEELADRLAVALAGRAGKDALTACADVYRDYAREHPGRYAAARIRLDPETAAASAGGRNAEMMRAILRGYELTEPEQTHAVRLLGSVFHGYVSLELGGSFSHSDPAPEESWSRILDALDVLLRNWPATGGSRP from the coding sequence ATGGCGCGTGTGGGACTGACCGCGGACCGCCTGACGCGGGCCGGGGCGGAACTGGCCGACGAGGTCGGCCTCGAGCAGGTGACCGTCTCCGCGCTCGCCAGGAGGTTCGAGGTCAAGGTCGCGAGCCTGTACTCGCACCTGAAGAACTCCCAGGACCTCAGGACCAGGATCGCCCTGCTCGCCCTGGAGGAGCTCGCCGACCGGCTCGCCGTCGCCCTGGCCGGGCGGGCAGGCAAGGACGCCCTGACCGCCTGCGCCGATGTGTACCGCGACTACGCCAGGGAGCATCCCGGCCGCTACGCCGCGGCGAGGATCAGGCTCGACCCGGAGACGGCAGCGGCCAGTGCCGGCGGCAGGAATGCCGAGATGATGCGGGCGATCCTGCGTGGTTACGAGCTGACCGAGCCGGAGCAGACGCACGCGGTCCGGCTGCTGGGCAGCGTCTTCCACGGCTACGTCAGCCTGGAGCTGGGGGGATCGTTCAGCCACAGCGACCCGGCTCCCGAGGAGAGCTGGTCCCGGATCCTGGACGCGCTCGACGTCCTGCTGCGGAACTGGCCCGCGACCGGCGGGTCGAGGCCATGA
- a CDS encoding LLM class F420-dependent oxidoreductase encodes MTRWGITIPLTGVPLAQHRELVEQLPDLGYTDAWSAETAGTDAFSPLLLASQWAPRLRLGTAIVPVYTRGPGLLAMSAATLAECAPGRFVLGLGSSSPVIVENWNAAEFTEPYGRSRDTLRFLRAALAGEKVTKEYPTFSVSKFRLERAPEPAPPIMLAALRPGMLRLAAAEADGAITNWLAATDVPTVRAEVGPDTELAARIFVCPTEDADAARGLGRMLISSYLTVPVYRAFHEWLGRGERLAPMHEAWAAGDRQRANEVIPDEVVDELIVHGSAEECRERVQAYVDNGLDTPVIALLPTGDDPAEQVRALAPR; translated from the coding sequence ATGACACGGTGGGGCATCACCATCCCGCTGACCGGGGTTCCGCTGGCGCAACACCGGGAGCTGGTCGAGCAGTTGCCCGACCTCGGGTACACCGACGCCTGGTCGGCGGAGACCGCGGGCACCGACGCGTTCTCCCCGCTGCTGCTGGCCTCGCAGTGGGCGCCGCGGCTGCGGCTCGGTACCGCGATCGTGCCGGTCTACACCCGCGGACCCGGGCTGCTGGCGATGAGCGCGGCCACGCTCGCCGAGTGCGCCCCGGGGCGGTTCGTGCTCGGGCTGGGCAGCTCGTCCCCGGTGATCGTGGAGAACTGGAACGCGGCCGAGTTCACCGAGCCCTACGGTCGCAGCAGGGACACCCTGCGGTTCCTGCGCGCGGCGCTGGCGGGGGAGAAGGTGACCAAGGAGTACCCGACGTTCTCGGTGAGCAAGTTCCGATTGGAGCGGGCCCCGGAGCCGGCGCCGCCGATCATGCTCGCCGCGCTGCGGCCCGGCATGCTGCGGCTGGCCGCCGCCGAGGCCGACGGCGCCATCACCAACTGGCTCGCGGCCACCGACGTGCCGACGGTGCGGGCCGAGGTCGGGCCGGACACCGAGCTGGCGGCGCGGATCTTCGTCTGCCCCACCGAGGACGCGGACGCGGCGCGCGGGCTGGGTCGGATGCTGATCAGCAGCTACCTGACGGTTCCCGTGTACCGGGCGTTCCACGAGTGGCTCGGCAGGGGTGAGCGGCTGGCGCCGATGCACGAGGCGTGGGCCGCGGGCGATCGGCAGCGGGCGAACGAGGTCATCCCGGACGAGGTGGTGGACGAGTTGATCGTGCACGGCAGTGCCGAGGAGTGCCGCGAGCGCGTCCAGGCCTACGTGGACAACGGGCTGGATACCCCGGTGATCGCCCTGCTGCCCACCGGCGACGACCCGGCCGAGCAGGTGCGCGCGCTCGCCCCGCGGTGA
- a CDS encoding S9 family peptidase, which yields MTDELSFLRTQARTQRFTLGAPKEFRVAPDGSRVLFLRAESGVDHRNSLWSLDLASGAESKLVDAAALLPGEEELPAEERARRERSRETSGGVVGYTVDEAFSLAAFSLSGKLYTVDLATAEVTLLVDGAVVDPRPDPSGTHVAYVRERRLRVIDLTTGADRELVEESGEDIAWGLAEFVAAEEMSRVRGHWWAPDGRHLLAERADRSGVPRWNIADPANPDAPVNTVAYPAAGSPNVAVSLAILGLDGSRVDVRGGDWEYLVAVHWSAGGPPLIAVQPRDQRRLEVHAVDVTDGSTTLLHTESDPDWVEIITGVPAWTSDGRLVRVSAAEGGYRLVLDGIPVTEPSLQVRSVLHVGAEVLFSASAEDPTQIHVYRTESGGVRRLSTSEGVHIGAGNAEVTVLSSWSLEHSGPEVAVLRDGEPAATIGSYTVDPGIEPVLTWLTLGERGLRAALLLPTGYRAGDGKLPVLLDPYGGPHAQRVLQSRNAFLTSQWLADQGFAVLVADGRGTPGRGPAWEREIAGRLAEVTLADQVDALRAAARLHPELDLDRVAIRGWSYGGYLAALAVLRAPEVFHAAVAGAPVTDWSLYDTHYTERYLGLPQEEPDRYRDNSLIADAGQLRRALLIVHGLADDNVFVAHALRLSGALLAAGRPHTFLPLNGATHMTPQAEDVAENLMLLQVDWIKHELGAH from the coding sequence GTGACCGACGAGCTGTCCTTCCTCCGCACCCAGGCCCGTACCCAGCGCTTCACCCTCGGCGCTCCCAAGGAGTTCCGGGTCGCGCCGGACGGTTCCCGGGTGCTGTTCCTGCGTGCCGAGTCCGGTGTCGATCACCGCAACAGTCTCTGGTCGCTGGACCTGGCCTCCGGCGCCGAGTCGAAGCTGGTCGACGCCGCGGCGCTGTTGCCGGGGGAGGAGGAGCTGCCGGCCGAGGAGCGGGCGCGCCGCGAGCGCAGCAGGGAGACCTCCGGCGGGGTCGTCGGCTACACCGTGGACGAGGCGTTCTCGCTGGCCGCGTTCTCGCTCTCCGGCAAGCTCTACACCGTGGACCTGGCCACCGCCGAGGTGACGCTGCTGGTGGACGGCGCCGTGGTGGACCCGCGGCCGGACCCGTCCGGTACGCACGTGGCCTACGTGCGGGAGCGCAGGCTGCGGGTGATCGACCTCACCACCGGTGCGGACCGGGAACTGGTCGAGGAGTCCGGAGAGGACATCGCGTGGGGGCTCGCGGAGTTCGTCGCCGCCGAGGAGATGAGCAGGGTGCGCGGCCACTGGTGGGCGCCGGACGGCCGCCACCTGCTGGCGGAGCGCGCCGATCGCTCCGGCGTGCCGCGCTGGAACATCGCCGACCCCGCCAACCCCGACGCGCCGGTGAACACGGTGGCCTACCCGGCCGCGGGTTCGCCGAACGTGGCGGTGTCGCTGGCGATCCTCGGCCTGGACGGCAGCAGGGTGGACGTGCGCGGTGGCGACTGGGAGTACCTGGTGGCCGTGCACTGGTCGGCGGGTGGGCCGCCGCTGATCGCCGTGCAGCCACGGGACCAGCGGCGGCTGGAGGTGCACGCGGTGGACGTCACCGATGGCTCCACCACGCTGCTGCACACCGAGTCCGACCCGGACTGGGTGGAGATCATCACCGGGGTGCCCGCCTGGACCTCCGACGGCAGGCTGGTCCGGGTGAGCGCGGCCGAAGGCGGCTACCGGCTGGTCCTGGACGGCATCCCGGTCACCGAGCCCTCGCTGCAGGTCCGCTCGGTACTGCACGTCGGCGCGGAGGTCCTGTTCAGCGCCTCCGCCGAGGACCCGACCCAGATCCACGTGTACCGCACCGAGTCCGGCGGCGTGCGTCGGTTGTCCACATCGGAGGGTGTGCACATCGGTGCCGGCAACGCCGAGGTCACGGTGCTGTCCTCGTGGAGCCTCGAGCACAGTGGACCCGAGGTCGCCGTGCTGCGCGACGGCGAACCGGCGGCCACGATCGGTTCGTACACCGTGGATCCGGGCATCGAACCGGTCCTCACCTGGCTGACCCTGGGGGAGCGCGGGCTGCGGGCCGCGTTGCTGCTGCCGACGGGCTACCGTGCCGGCGACGGGAAGCTGCCGGTGCTGCTCGACCCCTACGGCGGTCCGCACGCGCAGCGGGTGCTGCAGAGCCGCAACGCGTTCCTGACCTCGCAATGGCTCGCCGACCAGGGGTTCGCCGTGCTGGTCGCGGACGGGCGCGGCACCCCGGGGCGGGGGCCTGCCTGGGAGCGGGAGATCGCGGGCAGGCTCGCCGAGGTGACCCTGGCCGACCAGGTGGACGCGTTGCGGGCGGCCGCCCGGCTGCACCCGGAGCTCGACCTGGACCGGGTGGCGATCCGCGGCTGGTCCTACGGCGGCTACCTCGCGGCGCTCGCCGTGCTGCGCGCGCCGGAGGTGTTCCACGCCGCCGTCGCCGGGGCCCCGGTGACCGACTGGTCGCTGTACGACACGCACTACACCGAACGCTATCTCGGCCTGCCCCAGGAGGAACCGGACCGTTACCGGGACAACTCGCTGATCGCCGACGCGGGCCAGTTGCGCAGGGCGTTGCTGATCGTGCACGGCCTCGCCGACGACAACGTGTTCGTGGCGCATGCCCTCCGGCTGTCCGGGGCGTTGCTGGCCGCGGGCAGGCCCCACACCTTCCTGCCGCTGAACGGCGCGACCCATATGACCCCGCAGGCCGAGGATGTCGCGGAGAACCTGATGCTGCTGCAGGTCGACTGGATCAAACATGAGCTCGGCGCACACTGA